A genomic window from Glycine soja cultivar W05 chromosome 10, ASM419377v2, whole genome shotgun sequence includes:
- the LOC114370029 gene encoding serine decarboxylase 1-like, with translation MENSAGKNMAMDFIIPRTHATELLSSKVVSNANFSRKEENLPIDIKENLAITKCSGETQANLASVITHYVETLNQYSLRNLGYPTNQNFNYDTLASLLHFHLNNAGDPFLGSSFSLNSTRFEVCVLDWFANLWEIEKNKYWGYVTTGGTEGNLHGILVGREQLPDGILYTSQDSHYSIFKIARMYRMQCMKVSTLVSGEINCVDLKALLLAHKDKPAIINLNIGTTMKGGVDDLDLVIQTLQECGFTRDRFYIHCDGALFGMMLPFVEQAPRITFEKPIGSVAISGHKFLGCPIPCGIVITRLRYINALSRDVEYIGSRDVTITGSRCGHAPIFLWYAIKRKGLIGLQNEVRKCIMNAHYLQSRLRNAGIGAMLNRFSSTVVFKRPLDEEFTRRWNLACKGNIAHVVVMQHVTIEMLDSFVAEFLQKRSIWFEDEQFQHVCIAKDIGSGNCGCSMHTIQCHD, from the exons ATGGAGAATTCAGCGGGGAAGAACATGGCAATGGATTTCATAATTCCAAGAACTCATGCCACGGAGCTGTTGTCATCGAAAGTTGTCAGCAATGCCAATTTCTCTAGAAAAGAAGAGAATCTGCCGATAGATATTAAAGAGAACCTTGCTATCACCAAGTGCAGTGGCGAGACACAAGCCAATTTGGCTTCAGTTATTACTCACTATGTCGAGACTCTAAATCAGTACAGCTTGCGCAACTTAG GCTACCCCACTAATCAAAACTTCAACTATGACACATTAGCATCGTTgcttcattttcatttgaacAATGCCGGTGATCCATTCCTAGGAAGCAGCTTCTCCCTAAATTCAACAAGATTTGAAGTGTGTGTGCTTGATTGGTTTGCAAATCTGTGGGAGATAGAGAAGAATAAGTATTGGGGATACGTCACAACCGGTGGAACCGAAGGAAATCTTCATGGAATTTTAGTAGG GAGAGAACAACTTCCGGATGGGATTTTATATACCTCACAAGATTCACACTATTCAATCTTCAAAATAGCAAGAATGTATCGAATGCAGTGCATGAAGGTTAGCACTTTGGTCTCTGGCGAGATTAATTGTGTTGATTTAAAGGCTTTACTTCTTGCTCACAAGGACAAGCCAGCCATAATCAATCTAAACATAG GGACAACTATGAAAGGAGGAGTTGATGACCTTGATCTTGTAATACAAACACTTCAAGAGTGTGGTTTCACACGTGATCGATTCTACATTCATTGTGATGGAGCTCTATTTGGAATGATGTTGCCTTTTGTTGAACAA GCACCTAGGATTACCTTCGAGAAACCCATTGGAAGTGTGGCTATTTCTGGCCATAAGTTCTTAGGATGTCCAATTCCTTGTGGTATTGTAATAACTCGTTTACGATACATCAATGCATTATCAAGAGATGTTGAATATATTGGTTCAAGAGATGTTACAATCACAGGTAGCCGTTGCGGGCATGCTCCAATTTTCCTTTGGTACGCCATCAAAAGAAAAGGTCTTATAGGACTTCAAAACGAAGTGCGTAAATGCATAATGAATGCACACTATTTACAAAGTCGACTACGTAATGCAGGCATTGGTGCAATGTTAAACAGGTTTAGTAGCACTGTTGTCTTTAAGAGGCCTCTAGATGAAGAGTTTACTCGTAGGTGGAATTTGGCATGCAAAGGAAATATTGCACATGTGGTAGTGATGCAACATGTTACCATTGAAATGTTGGACTCATTTGTTGCTGAATTTCTTCAAAAACGATCCATTTGGTTCGAAGACGAACAATTTCAACATGTATGCATTGCAAAAGACATTGGTTCGGGAAATTGTGGTTGTTCAATGCACACAATTCAATGTCACGATTGA